The sequence CGCGTTATTTTTTAAAAATATGAACTGCGGAAGAAAAGCAGACTGTAAAATGCCTGTCTGTTAAAGAAACTGGAGGAGTATATGGCGAGAAAAAAAGTTGAGGAGATAGTCTCCGAGCTTGCATTACCTATAACGGAAAAACATTCCTTCGAGCTGGTTGACGTTGAGTTCGTCAAGGAGGGTGCAAACTGGTACCTTCGCATATATATTGATAAACCTGGTGGAATAACCATAGACGATTGTCAGGTAATCAGCGAGGAAATAAGTGATAAAATGGATGAGACAGATCCTATATCACAGAGCTATTTTCTTGAGGTGTCTTCTCCAGGTCTGGAAAGACCTCTGAAAAAAGATAGTGACTTTGAAAAGTTTAAGGGTGAACAGGTAGAGGTAAAACTTTTTCAGCCTTTAGACGGCAAAAAGGTATTCGAAGGTGAACTTGTGGGACTGGTAGACGGACAGATTGTAATAAAACAGGGAAATGCGGAAAATATAAATTTTGACAGGGATAAGATTTCTATAGTACGAAGAGTCATAAAGTTTTAAAACGCATTCTCAATTTTTAATTATAGATTCTGTAAATTGCTGTACTTGTCAGTAGAAGATTTGTATATATTTTTAGCTGTAGAATCTGTAACATCAGATGGAGCAGTGATTATAAAGGGAGGTTGTCATAGGGAATGAGCGCTGAATTGATACATGCATTGGAGCAGTTGGAAAAAGAAAAAGGAATTGAAAAGGGAATTCTTATAGAAGCTATAGAAGCCGCACTGATTTCTGCGTATAAAAGAAACTTTGGTTCTACTCAAAATGTCAAAATAATGTTTGACACTAACAGTGGAGATGTCAAGGTATACGCACTAAAAAGGGTAACAGAAAGGCCGACTAATGATTTGTTGGAGATTTCTATAGAAGATGCAAAGAAAATAAGTAAGAAGCTTGAAGAAAATGATACTGCCGAGGTAGAGGTTACACCGAAAAAGTTTGGTAGAATTGCTGCTCAGACTGCGAAGCAGGTAGTAGTACAAAGAATCAGAGAAGCGGAACGCGGAATTATATTTGATGAGTATTATAATAAAGAAAGCGATATAGTAACCGGAATTATTCAGAGAATTGAAAAGAAGAATGTAATTATAGATCTTGGAAAAACTGAAGCCGTGTTACCTCCTGCAGAACAGACAGTGGGAGAAGAATACCGGTTTAACAACAGAATAAAAGCATACGTGATTGAAGTCAAGAAAACAACAAAGGGACCTCAGATAGTATTGTCAAGAACGCACCCGGGTCTTGTAAAGAGGCTATTTGAGCTGGAAGTTCCTGAAATACACGATGGAACTGTAGAGGTTAAAGGCATAGCAAGAGAACCCGGTTCAAGAACAAAAATAGCAGTTTTTTCAAAAGATGATAATGTTGACCCCGTTGGAGCTTGTGTCGGACAGAAGGGCACCAGGGTTCAGGCTATAGTAGATGAGCTCAGGGGAGAAAAAATCGATATTATAAAATGGAGTAACAATCCGGAGGAGCTTATATCTGCAAGCTTAAGTCCTGCAAAAGTTGTTCGTGTAGATGTAAATGAAGAAGAAAAATCCGCAAAAGCGACGGTGCCGGATTATCAACTTTCACTTGCTATAGGCAAGGAAGGTCAGAATGCCAGACTCGCAGCCAAGCTGACAGGCTGGAAAATTGATATAAAGAGTGAGTCTCAGCTTAGAGCTTCTATAGAACAACAGATGTTTAACAATGAC comes from Clostridia bacterium and encodes:
- the rimP gene encoding ribosome maturation factor RimP; the protein is MARKKVEEIVSELALPITEKHSFELVDVEFVKEGANWYLRIYIDKPGGITIDDCQVISEEISDKMDETDPISQSYFLEVSSPGLERPLKKDSDFEKFKGEQVEVKLFQPLDGKKVFEGELVGLVDGQIVIKQGNAENINFDRDKISIVRRVIKF
- the nusA gene encoding transcription termination factor NusA, which codes for MSAELIHALEQLEKEKGIEKGILIEAIEAALISAYKRNFGSTQNVKIMFDTNSGDVKVYALKRVTERPTNDLLEISIEDAKKISKKLEENDTAEVEVTPKKFGRIAAQTAKQVVVQRIREAERGIIFDEYYNKESDIVTGIIQRIEKKNVIIDLGKTEAVLPPAEQTVGEEYRFNNRIKAYVIEVKKTTKGPQIVLSRTHPGLVKRLFELEVPEIHDGTVEVKGIAREPGSRTKIAVFSKDDNVDPVGACVGQKGTRVQAIVDELRGEKIDIIKWSNNPEELISASLSPAKVVRVDVNEEEKSAKATVPDYQLSLAIGKEGQNARLAAKLTGWKIDIKSESQLRASIEQQMFNNDSNYIKQDEDENTEDYE